The DNA window TATTGATCGGTGGTTCTTTGCGTGCGTGTTCATGTAGCTGACAGCAAGAATGCTCACCTGCTCGAGCTGGAGGGAGCCGAGGAGAGGCTCTCCCTCTGCCGCGCCGACGTCCTCGACGCCGGcagcctccgcgccgccttcAGTGGGTGCGACGGCGTCTTCCACGTCGCCTCCCCGGTGTCCAACGACCCTGTAGGTTCACTCGCCGCCACAAGCGAAGGCGATGCCTTCCtcctttttgtttggttttcttgGAGCTTCTGCTAAACGCTGCATTGCATGACGTGGTGGTTTGCAGGACCTGGTTCCGGTCGCGGTGGAGGGGACGAGGAACGTGAtcaacgcggcggcggacatgGGCGTGCGCCGCGTCGTGTTCACGTCCTCCTACGGCGCCGTGCACATGAACCCCAGCAGGAGCCCCGACGCCGTCCTCGACGAGTCCTGCTGGAGCGACTACGAATTCTGCAAGCAAACGGACGTAAGCACGTCAATCTGCTTCTTGTTCTTTACAGTTTGCAGCTCGAATAATCAATcgtctcatcttttcatttctgcttatattataaataaattttaaatttttaatattagattCGAAGCtggttcaaatttatttttcggtcttctctgaatatataaaattatatttgtaaattatttttcgatgGAATTGATCAACATCGGTAACACGTGCAGAACCTGTACTGCTGCGCGAAGATGATGGCGGagatgacggcgacggaggaggcggagaagaGGGGGCTGGAGCTGGCGGTGGTGATACCGTCGATGACGATGGGCCCCATGCTGCAGCAGACGCTCAACTTCAGCAGCAACCACGTCGCCCGCTACCTCATGGGCACCAAGAGGTCCTACCCcaacgccgtcgccgcctacgTCGACGTCCGCGACGTCGCCCGCGGGCACGTCCTCGTCTACGAGCGCCCCGACGCCCGCGGCCGCTAC is part of the Oryza brachyantha chromosome 2, ObraRS2, whole genome shotgun sequence genome and encodes:
- the LOC102711504 gene encoding cinnamoyl-CoA reductase 1, with the protein product MSSNFEASNNSSSSNGEEKKRQVVCVTGAGGFIGSWVVKELLLRGYRVRGTARDPADSKNAHLLELEGAEERLSLCRADVLDAGSLRAAFSGCDGVFHVASPVSNDPDLVPVAVEGTRNVINAAADMGVRRVVFTSSYGAVHMNPSRSPDAVLDESCWSDYEFCKQTDNLYCCAKMMAEMTATEEAEKRGLELAVVIPSMTMGPMLQQTLNFSSNHVARYLMGTKRSYPNAVAAYVDVRDVARGHVLVYERPDARGRYLCIGAVVHRADLLRMLKDLFPYYPATAKCEDDGKPMAKPYRFSNQRLKDLGLEFTPLRKSLHEAVLCMQQKGHLPLIYPVPKRAYL